GGCGCGAACACAGGCCACCAGAATATAGCGCCTATAAATACGAAGCTTATCTGCTGAGCTATATATAACGTTTCGTTCCGGAGAACGGCGTCATGCAGCGACGGCATGTGCCACACCCACATGGAGCCCACCCCGAGGGACCACGCGATTACCGGATTCCCGAGAATACCCATTATGGATCCGAGGGGCTTTACGGCAAGGGCCTTTCTTGCGGCCGATTCGGGAAGGCCCAAAAGCAGTAAAAGCGGTACTATAAGCAGCAGCAGTATGTGCTGAATCATATGGGCGCTGAACAGATAGTTGCGGCCGAGGTAGTCGAGAGGGGACACCACCGCAATCACCATTAAGGCGGTTCCAGCCGTCAAAAGAGCCGTCTTTCGCGTGAAACGGAATCCGGAGGCCGCCCCGTATGTTATCAATAAAAGAAAAGCCGTTATTAAAACCCAGGGCTCAAAAGTCCATGTAGATGTAAGAAACTCTAAAATGTTCATAATGCACCCCTCTTTTTATTTCCCGTCACGCTCTTACAAAAACGCCCACAGGTATATGACCGAAAACACCACTATCCAGACCCCGTCGACAAAATGCCAGTAGAGCGATACGCACTCCACCGCGTCTGATCTGGGCCCCTTGAAATCCCCGAACATCGCGAGGCCGAGCAATAGCGTAAGCATGAGCAGTCCCACACAGACGTGAAAACCGTGAAAGCCTGTCAGAGTGAAAAAGGTCGTGCCGAATACATTGCGGCTTATAGTGATGTTTTTATCTATCAGGCCCGCCCATTCGAGTCCCTGCCCGAATATGAACGTCGCTCCCAGGAGGATAGTTGCCAGTATCCAGAACTTCATCATCCTGTGGTTTTTATTTCTCAGGTTTTTGCCAGCAAGCCATACGGTGAAGCTGCTGGCCAGAAGGAACAGGCTGAATATTCCCGTCACATAGGGGTTCAGACTCGACTTCGCGGTGGGGCCGTCCGTGACGGAGCCGTGAAAATTCACATACGCAAGTATCAGCATTATAAAGAAGATCGATTCCGAAGCGATGAAAAATTTAACCAGCATTAGATTGTTGGCCATTAAGAATTCTCCTAAACGACTTTTGCGTCAGGCTCGTCGGGCATATCCGGGTGAGCCAGGTCCCATAGCGGCCGCCTTCCCCTGACCGGCGGCACAAGGTCGAAATTGTGGACGGCCGGCGGCGATGTAGTAGCCCACTCCAGCGTCCATGCGTTCCAGGGGTTGCCGCCCGCTTTTTCTCCTCTCTTCAGGCTCTGAAGTATGTTCCATACGAAAACCAGAACCGACACGGCGAGCACTATTGCCCCGATTGTGGATATCAGGTTCATTGAGCCCCAATATGGGAAATCGTGGTAAGTGTATGTACGGCGCGGCATGCCCATCATGCCCAGGAAATGCTGAATGAAAAATGTCAAATTGAATCCGATAACCGTAAGCCAGAAATGCCACTTGCCCAGGGTCTCAGACATCATGCGTCCCGTAAATTTCGGGAACCAGTAGTAGACGCCCGCGAAGATTGCGAAGAGCGAGCCTCCGAATAGGGCATAGTGGAAATGCGCCACAATGAAGTAGCTGTCCGTGACGACCCAGTCTATAGGCACCGAAGCTATGGCGACTCCTGTCAGGCCGCCGATTACGAATTCTATAATGAACGCCGTTGCGAATAGCATGGGGGTTGCGAAAATTATCTTTCCCCCCCACATGGTGGCGACCCAGTTGAGGACTTTAACGCCGGTCGGAATGGCAATAAGCATGCTCGCGAAAGAAAAATACAAATTGGTTACGTCTCCCAGCCCTACCGCGAACATATGGTGCACCCATACCCCAAGGCTCAGCAGGCCGATCGCGACGGTGGAGCCCGCGACGAATTCGTATCCGTAGATGGGTTTACGGGAGAAGACCGGTATAACTTCCGAAATGATGCCGAATGCCGGCAGTATCAGGATATATACCTCGGGGTGCCCGAAACCCCAGAAGAAATGCTGCCAGAGAATCGCGGAGCCTCCGTGAGCCGGGGTAAAAAACGTAGCCCCGAGGAGGCGGTCAAGCAGCATCATGGCGAATGCCGAGGTGATAATCGGGATTACGAAAATGAGTAGGAAAGAGGTGACGAGAATCATCCATACAAAGAGAGGAAGCCTCCGCATTGTCATCCCGGGCGTTCTCATCGTTAAGATAGTAACCACGTTGTTTAGCCCTGAAGCGACCGAGCCGATACCTGTCGCCAGCAGACCCAAAGCCCAGTACGTGGGGCCTTTATTGAGCGAGAAGGGCTTTTCGCTTAGCGGCGAGTAGGCAAACCATCCTACATCCGGGGCTCCGCTCTGTGTGAGAAAGCTGTAGTATATGAGTATTCCGCCGAAAACGAATAACCAGAAGCTGAGGGCGTTTAAGCGCGGGAAAGCCATATCCCGCGCCCCTATCATTAGAGGCACAAGGTAGACCCCCACTCCTATCAGAAAAGGCATGACGACAAAAAATATCATCGTGGTCCCGTGCATTGTGAACATCTGATTGTATACTTCGGGCGAAAGGAAGCCGAATTCTGGCTGAGCAAGCTGTATACGTATTAATAGAGCTTCAAGCCCCCCGATCAGAAAGAAAACCATACAGCAGATGAGGTACATGATACCTATCTGTTTGTGGTCCACGGATGCCACCCAGCTCAGCATCCCTTCGTTTTCCCTAAGCCTTGGCAGGGGTTCGGTGTTTTCCGGAACTATGGGAATCCTGCTGCTCATTTTAGAGCCTCCAAGTACGCTACTAACGCCTGCACATCGTTATCCGAAAGCTTCATGTTCGGCATTAATGATCCCTGTTTATATTTCTGCGGGTTGGTGAGCCATTTTGCGAGGTTCTCCGGGCTGTTTGTAAGCACCCCGGCCCCTATAGTCTGGCGCTTGTTCAGATGAGTCAGGTTGGGCCCCACATTGGCTGCGGCGGCTGTGCCCATGATAGTGTGACAATTCATGCACGCCTTTTCCTGGAATAATTTTGCCCCCTCTCCTGCAAGGCCGGCTCTGGGTGTAGCGGGAATTACCAGCTGCTGTTTTTCCCATTCCTTAAATTCCTCTTCGTTCTCCACAATCACCCTTATGCGCATATTTGCGTGCTGTGCTCCGCAAAACTCGGCGCAGGCCCCCAGATAGACCCCCGGTTTGGTCGCTTCAATCCACATATAGTTCGGGTGTCCGGGGACAGCGTCTATTTTCCTCGCAAGCTCCGGAACCCAGAAGTCGTGTATAACGTCTATGGATTCGAGACGTATGAGCAGATATTTGCCAAGAGGAATATGGAGTTCGTTGGCGGTCACTACGCCTGACTTGGGATAATAAATCTCCCACCACCACTGATGCCCGGTAATTACGAGATCGGGCTCGTGATCTTTTACCGGGGGTTGTATGACATTCATTGTGCTGCAGGTCAGAAGAAAGAGCACCGCTACTATAGCCACAGGTATGGCGGTCCATACTATTTCGAGCTTTAAACTTCCGAAATCCTGATAGGGTTCCGTGTCATCGCCAGGTTTTTTTCTGTACCGAATAATTATGTAAGCTACCGCAAATGCTATAATACCCAGTATGGCCGCCGAAATGACTATGATGTAGACCGTTAAATCGGTCATGGCATCCATTTCGAGAGAACTCGGATTGAAAAGGCCGCCTAATTTTTCCATTATGGCAAGTAGTGTGAATATCTAGTAAGACAGCAAGTTATAAGCCTTTAGCCATTATAAAGACTTAGTTCCTTCATTGTCAACCCCTCGATAAAATTAAACATCTAACTTGCCGGAATTTTTACATATATACTGCCGAAATTTGTGGTATTATGTTGCATAGTGAAG
This is a stretch of genomic DNA from Deltaproteobacteria bacterium. It encodes these proteins:
- the ctaD gene encoding cytochrome c oxidase subunit I; amino-acid sequence: MSSRIPIVPENTEPLPRLRENEGMLSWVASVDHKQIGIMYLICCMVFFLIGGLEALLIRIQLAQPEFGFLSPEVYNQMFTMHGTTMIFFVVMPFLIGVGVYLVPLMIGARDMAFPRLNALSFWLFVFGGILIYYSFLTQSGAPDVGWFAYSPLSEKPFSLNKGPTYWALGLLATGIGSVASGLNNVVTILTMRTPGMTMRRLPLFVWMILVTSFLLIFVIPIITSAFAMMLLDRLLGATFFTPAHGGSAILWQHFFWGFGHPEVYILILPAFGIISEVIPVFSRKPIYGYEFVAGSTVAIGLLSLGVWVHHMFAVGLGDVTNLYFSFASMLIAIPTGVKVLNWVATMWGGKIIFATPMLFATAFIIEFVIGGLTGVAIASVPIDWVVTDSYFIVAHFHYALFGGSLFAIFAGVYYWFPKFTGRMMSETLGKWHFWLTVIGFNLTFFIQHFLGMMGMPRRTYTYHDFPYWGSMNLISTIGAIVLAVSVLVFVWNILQSLKRGEKAGGNPWNAWTLEWATTSPPAVHNFDLVPPVRGRRPLWDLAHPDMPDEPDAKVV
- a CDS encoding cytochrome c oxidase assembly protein → MNILEFLTSTWTFEPWVLITAFLLLITYGAASGFRFTRKTALLTAGTALMVIAVVSPLDYLGRNYLFSAHMIQHILLLLIVPLLLLLGLPESAARKALAVKPLGSIMGILGNPVIAWSLGVGSMWVWHMPSLHDAVLRNETLYIAQQISFVFIGAIFWWPVFAPVKERRLEPLRSTLYLASACLGCTVLGILITFAGAGLYAAYLSPVDSAGILPYLRNDLCLTPGVDQQIGGLTMWVPGCLIYLTASMITIAEWYGSADSGGLTSAGARSGSRESGQNLQPAER
- a CDS encoding heme-copper oxidase subunit III, producing MANNLMLVKFFIASESIFFIMLILAYVNFHGSVTDGPTAKSSLNPYVTGIFSLFLLASSFTVWLAGKNLRNKNHRMMKFWILATILLGATFIFGQGLEWAGLIDKNITISRNVFGTTFFTLTGFHGFHVCVGLLMLTLLLGLAMFGDFKGPRSDAVECVSLYWHFVDGVWIVVFSVIYLWAFL
- the coxB gene encoding cytochrome c oxidase subunit II — translated: MEKLGGLFNPSSLEMDAMTDLTVYIIVISAAILGIIAFAVAYIIIRYRKKPGDDTEPYQDFGSLKLEIVWTAIPVAIVAVLFLLTCSTMNVIQPPVKDHEPDLVITGHQWWWEIYYPKSGVVTANELHIPLGKYLLIRLESIDVIHDFWVPELARKIDAVPGHPNYMWIEATKPGVYLGACAEFCGAQHANMRIRVIVENEEEFKEWEKQQLVIPATPRAGLAGEGAKLFQEKACMNCHTIMGTAAAANVGPNLTHLNKRQTIGAGVLTNSPENLAKWLTNPQKYKQGSLMPNMKLSDNDVQALVAYLEALK